Proteins encoded together in one Anoxybacillus flavithermus window:
- the rpoE gene encoding DNA-directed RNA polymerase subunit delta produces the protein MVWIFVVFIRWRKGVRKVSLEQYSQEQLREMSFVELAYLLLCEKKQTVSFQEMIEQLVAIKGLSESEVSARLAQFYTDLNVDGRFICVGETAWGLRSWYPYDQTEDEAVPVERVKKKKKVADDFDDFDDMVDEDELVYDDLDEELLGDEELLDDDFALDEDEEVIDDLLDEELDLDDEPIDEELDVVDEELEDEELELEEDEEL, from the coding sequence ATGGTATGGATTTTTGTTGTTTTCATACGTTGGAGAAAGGGAGTGCGGAAAGTGAGTTTGGAGCAATACTCTCAAGAACAATTGCGAGAGATGTCTTTCGTCGAACTTGCGTATTTGCTATTGTGTGAGAAAAAACAGACGGTGTCATTTCAAGAGATGATCGAGCAACTCGTCGCGATAAAAGGGTTATCCGAAAGTGAAGTAAGTGCACGACTAGCGCAGTTTTATACAGATTTAAACGTCGACGGCCGGTTTATTTGTGTTGGGGAAACGGCTTGGGGCTTACGCTCGTGGTATCCATATGATCAAACAGAAGACGAAGCGGTGCCTGTAGAACGCGTGAAGAAGAAGAAAAAAGTGGCGGATGACTTTGATGACTTTGATGACATGGTCGATGAGGACGAATTAGTATATGACGATTTAGATGAGGAATTATTGGGCGATGAAGAACTGTTAGACGACGATTTTGCATTAGATGAAGATGAAGAAGTGATTGACGACTTATTAGACGAAGAACTAGATTTAGACGATGAACCGATTGATGAAGAGCTAGATGTCGTCGATGAAGAATTAGAGGATGAAGAATTAGAGTTAGAAGAAGATGAGGAATTATAA
- the rpmE gene encoding 50S ribosomal protein L31 has protein sequence MKAGIHPNYKKVMVKCACGNEFESGSVKDEVRVEICSACHPFYTGRQKFASAAGRVDKFNKKYGLK, from the coding sequence ATGAAAGCAGGAATCCATCCAAACTATAAAAAAGTGATGGTTAAATGTGCGTGTGGAAACGAGTTTGAGAGCGGTTCTGTTAAAGACGAAGTGCGCGTAGAAATTTGCTCAGCGTGCCATCCATTCTACACAGGACGTCAAAAATTCGCTTCTGCTGCAGGACGTGTTGATAAATTTAACAAAAAATACGGCCTTAAGTAA
- a CDS encoding CTP synthase: protein MTKYIFVTGGVVSSLGKGITAASLGRLLKNRGLKVTIQKFDPYINVDPGTMSPYQHGEVFVTDDGAETDLDLGHYERFIDINLNKYSNVTTGKIYSTVLKKERRGDYLGGTVQVIPHITNEIKERVFRAGRETNADVVITEIGGTVGDIESLPFLEAIRQIKSDVGRENVMYIHCTLVPYIKAAGEMKTKPTQHSVKELRSLGIQPNVIVVRTEMPMSQDMKDKIALFCDIDPKAVIEARDADTLYAVPLMLQEQKLDQIVCEHLKLNCNEADMTEWIALVEKVRNLSNKTTIALVGKYVELQDAYISVVEALRHAGYAFDTDVDIRWINSEHVDRDNVAQLLQGVNGILVPGGFGDRGIEGKIEAIRYAREQRIPFLGICLGMQLASVEFARHVVGLKGAHSAEIDPSTPHPIIDLLPEQKDIEDLGGTLRLGLYPCKLVEGTKAYDAYQDEVIYERHRHRYEFNNEYRTMMEENGFMFSGTSPDGRLVEIIELKDHPWFVAAQFHPEFTSRPTRPQPLFREFIRASLEK from the coding sequence ATGACCAAATATATTTTCGTAACAGGTGGCGTTGTATCATCGCTTGGGAAAGGAATTACGGCTGCTTCACTTGGTCGCTTACTAAAAAATCGCGGCTTAAAAGTGACCATTCAAAAATTTGATCCGTACATTAACGTTGACCCAGGAACGATGAGTCCGTATCAACATGGAGAAGTGTTTGTCACAGATGACGGGGCGGAAACGGACTTAGATTTAGGTCATTACGAGCGCTTTATTGACATTAATTTAAACAAATACAGCAACGTCACAACAGGAAAAATTTATTCCACCGTATTGAAGAAAGAACGTCGCGGCGATTATTTAGGAGGAACGGTACAAGTCATTCCGCACATTACAAATGAAATTAAAGAGCGCGTCTTTCGCGCAGGTCGCGAAACGAATGCGGACGTCGTTATTACAGAAATCGGAGGGACAGTTGGCGACATTGAATCTCTTCCGTTTTTAGAAGCGATTCGTCAAATAAAAAGCGACGTTGGCCGTGAAAACGTGATGTACATTCATTGTACGCTTGTCCCATATATTAAGGCAGCAGGTGAGATGAAGACAAAACCGACGCAACATAGCGTCAAAGAATTGCGCAGCCTAGGCATTCAACCGAACGTGATCGTCGTGCGCACAGAAATGCCGATGTCCCAAGATATGAAAGATAAAATCGCCCTATTTTGCGACATCGATCCGAAAGCGGTCATTGAAGCGCGTGACGCTGACACGTTATACGCTGTTCCGCTTATGCTTCAAGAACAAAAGTTAGACCAAATCGTTTGCGAACATTTAAAACTAAACTGCAACGAAGCGGATATGACAGAATGGATCGCGCTCGTTGAAAAAGTGCGCAACTTATCCAACAAAACGACGATTGCGCTTGTTGGAAAATATGTTGAACTACAAGATGCGTACATTTCTGTCGTCGAAGCGTTACGTCATGCGGGATATGCGTTTGATACGGATGTCGATATTCGTTGGATTAACTCCGAACATGTTGATCGGGACAACGTGGCGCAATTGCTGCAAGGAGTAAACGGTATTCTCGTTCCAGGCGGATTTGGCGATCGCGGCATCGAAGGAAAAATTGAAGCGATTCGCTACGCTCGCGAACAGCGCATTCCGTTCCTTGGCATTTGTTTAGGTATGCAGCTAGCATCCGTTGAGTTTGCCCGCCATGTCGTCGGCTTAAAAGGTGCACATTCAGCGGAAATCGATCCAAGCACACCGCATCCAATTATCGATTTATTGCCGGAACAAAAAGACATTGAAGATTTAGGTGGAACGCTTCGCCTCGGCTTATATCCGTGCAAGCTTGTAGAAGGAACGAAAGCGTATGATGCGTATCAAGATGAAGTCATTTATGAGCGCCATCGTCATCGTTATGAATTTAATAACGAATATCGTACGATGATGGAAGAGAACGGCTTTATGTTTTCAGGTACAAGCCCAGATGGCCGTCTTGTAGAAATTATTGAGTTAAAAGATCATCCGTGGTTTGTTGCGGCGCAGTTCCATCCAGAATTTACATCTCGTCCGACGCGTCCACAGCCGCTTTTCCGCGAATTTATTCGCGCATCGTTAGAAAAATAA
- a CDS encoding ISLre2 family transposase — translation MQDYITNGLTLKEIEQSLFRHMQKQYGHLLQQVLEEIDRTLAEQRDKKRYALKDKRTIRLQTLFGEVEVKRNYYFDREKKVYTSLLDVFLQFDGAHGVSPLLEETAIHLAVTGSSYRQAAQSLEKLVGYACMSHETIRQSIIEAEVEGHRAMEKKGRVFFIEADGLYVKRQRSRIKGKEEKIITIHQGWEKNGKRVSLVNRRYMVHQTNEPIWEAVENFLMKEYSYDPFEDWVVINGDGAPWITACREYFGDRGYFQLDRFHVAREIRQLFRGHARYRVIRKKLASWDEEGVLRELTSAIGTLEHEEKEKQLEALVRRIEEMPGCLRDYRVWLKEKGIDTTNMRAMGSAEGTMHVFAKRSKNGRSWRDAGIEAMLRAIVAIKDTLLIRTRDGVMYGVEEREETKRETIVKKALKRVQTQMTEVVRDNIPYLRQSSGTPIYEALQALKGF, via the coding sequence ATGCAGGATTATATCACAAACGGCTTGACATTAAAAGAGATCGAACAGTCTTTATTTAGACATATGCAAAAACAATATGGTCATCTCCTTCAACAGGTGTTGGAGGAGATCGACCGCACATTGGCAGAACAGCGGGACAAGAAACGATATGCGCTCAAAGATAAGCGGACGATCCGACTCCAAACGCTATTTGGAGAGGTGGAAGTGAAGCGAAACTACTACTTTGACCGTGAAAAAAAGGTGTATACGTCTTTACTCGATGTCTTTCTCCAGTTCGATGGGGCGCATGGAGTGAGTCCGCTATTAGAGGAGACAGCGATTCATCTCGCCGTGACGGGTTCTTCGTATCGACAGGCTGCGCAGTCGCTTGAAAAGCTGGTGGGGTATGCATGTATGAGTCACGAAACGATTCGCCAGTCCATCATCGAGGCAGAGGTGGAAGGGCACCGTGCGATGGAGAAAAAAGGGCGCGTGTTTTTTATCGAAGCAGACGGGTTGTACGTGAAACGTCAACGAAGCCGCATCAAAGGAAAAGAAGAAAAGATCATCACGATTCACCAAGGATGGGAGAAAAACGGGAAACGCGTATCCTTAGTGAATCGACGGTATATGGTTCATCAAACGAATGAACCGATTTGGGAAGCTGTAGAGAATTTTCTGATGAAGGAATACAGCTATGATCCGTTTGAGGATTGGGTGGTCATCAATGGAGATGGAGCCCCATGGATTACAGCGTGTCGAGAATATTTCGGGGACAGGGGGTACTTTCAGCTTGATCGGTTCCATGTGGCAAGAGAGATTCGTCAATTGTTCCGAGGTCATGCGAGATATCGGGTGATTCGAAAGAAGTTAGCATCATGGGATGAAGAAGGTGTGTTACGAGAACTCACAAGTGCCATCGGTACGTTAGAACATGAGGAGAAGGAAAAGCAACTCGAGGCGCTTGTTCGTCGAATCGAGGAGATGCCAGGATGTTTGCGTGACTATCGCGTATGGTTGAAGGAAAAAGGGATTGACACGACAAACATGAGGGCGATGGGGAGTGCGGAAGGAACGATGCATGTGTTTGCGAAACGAAGTAAAAACGGTCGAAGTTGGAGGGATGCAGGGATTGAAGCGATGTTGCGAGCGATCGTCGCGATAAAAGATACGTTACTCATTCGGACACGCGATGGAGTGATGTATGGCGTGGAAGAACGAGAAGAAACGAAACGAGAAACGATCGTGAAAAAGGCACTGAAGCGCGTGCAAACGCAAATGACAGAAGTGGTACGAGATAACATCCCATACCTTCGCCAATCTTCAGGGACACCGATTTACGAGGCATTGCAAGCATTGAAAGGTTTTTAA
- a CDS encoding DUF2529 domain-containing protein, giving the protein MLKILSTQLAGVFQRISAQEEEQFEDAARLLAQAVISSGTIFIYGIDEMEAVVAEALYGAEKLPNVKRLDINEVTTADRVLIVSRFCTNEEAIRIAKQLQEQNIWTIGMSSIIEETTQTLVDYVDVHIDLCLKQPLVPTEDGTRVGFPSAIAALFAYHSLALMTQEIVAEYE; this is encoded by the coding sequence ATGTTAAAAATATTATCGACACAGCTTGCTGGGGTGTTTCAACGAATAAGCGCGCAAGAAGAAGAGCAGTTTGAAGATGCTGCCCGCTTACTTGCACAGGCAGTCATTAGTAGCGGAACGATTTTTATTTACGGCATCGATGAAATGGAAGCAGTTGTTGCGGAGGCGCTTTATGGAGCTGAAAAGCTACCAAACGTAAAACGGCTAGATATAAACGAAGTAACAACCGCTGATCGCGTGCTTATCGTTTCGCGCTTTTGTACAAATGAAGAAGCCATTCGCATCGCTAAACAACTTCAAGAACAAAACATATGGACAATCGGTATGTCATCCATCATAGAAGAAACGACACAAACACTTGTTGATTACGTCGATGTGCATATTGATTTATGTTTAAAACAGCCGCTCGTTCCAACAGAAGATGGTACACGCGTTGGCTTTCCTTCTGCGATTGCCGCTTTATTCGCTTATCATAGTTTAGCGCTCATGACGCAAGAAATTGTCGCAGAATACGAGTAA
- the rho gene encoding transcription termination factor Rho, producing the protein MELGDLTIAKLENMTIKELYELARQYKISYYSKLTKKELIFAILKARAEQDGLFFMEGVLEIIQSEGFGFLRPINYSPSSEDIYISASQIRRFDLRNGDKVSGKVRPPKENERYFGLLHVEAVNGEDPEIAKERVHFPALTPLYPSRQMKLETTPDKISTRLIDLIAPIGFGQRGLIVAPPKAGKTMLLKEIANSITTNHPDVELIVLLIDERPEEVTDIERSVSADVVSSTFDEVPENHIKVAELVLERAMRLVEHKRDVVILMDSITRLARAYNLVIPPSGRTLSGGIDPAAFHRPKRFFGAARNIEEGGSLTILATALVDTGSRMDDVIYEEFKGTGNMELHLDRSLAEKRIFPAIDIRRSGTRKEELLIPKEHLEKLWAIRKTMSDTPDFIERFIHRLKQTKTNEEFFAMLDEEWKTAGNLKRL; encoded by the coding sequence ATGGAGTTAGGAGATTTAACGATTGCAAAGCTAGAAAATATGACCATTAAAGAGCTATATGAATTAGCTCGCCAATACAAAATTTCATATTACAGCAAACTAACAAAAAAAGAATTAATTTTTGCGATTTTAAAAGCGCGCGCCGAGCAAGACGGCCTCTTTTTCATGGAAGGCGTGCTTGAAATTATTCAATCAGAAGGATTCGGCTTTTTGCGTCCGATTAACTATTCCCCGAGTTCGGAAGATATTTATATTTCAGCATCGCAAATTCGTCGTTTTGACTTGCGCAACGGTGATAAAGTTTCAGGAAAAGTGCGGCCGCCAAAAGAAAACGAACGATATTTCGGCTTATTGCACGTCGAGGCTGTAAACGGTGAAGACCCAGAAATCGCGAAAGAACGCGTCCATTTCCCAGCGCTCACACCGCTTTACCCAAGCCGTCAAATGAAGCTCGAAACGACGCCAGACAAGATATCTACCCGCCTCATCGATTTAATTGCTCCGATTGGATTCGGTCAGCGCGGCTTAATTGTCGCACCGCCAAAAGCAGGAAAAACGATGTTATTAAAAGAAATCGCTAACAGCATCACAACGAATCACCCTGATGTTGAACTGATTGTCTTGCTCATTGATGAACGCCCAGAGGAAGTGACGGACATTGAACGTTCTGTATCAGCCGATGTCGTCAGTTCCACGTTTGATGAAGTGCCAGAAAACCATATTAAAGTGGCGGAGCTTGTGCTTGAACGTGCGATGCGTCTTGTTGAACATAAACGTGACGTTGTCATTTTAATGGACAGTATTACCCGTTTAGCGCGCGCATACAACTTAGTCATTCCTCCAAGCGGACGCACGCTTTCGGGAGGAATTGACCCAGCGGCATTCCACCGTCCGAAGCGGTTTTTCGGGGCGGCGCGGAACATTGAAGAAGGGGGCAGTTTAACGATTTTAGCTACCGCTCTTGTTGATACAGGGTCGCGCATGGATGACGTCATTTACGAGGAATTTAAAGGAACAGGAAACATGGAGCTTCATCTTGATCGCTCATTAGCGGAAAAACGGATTTTCCCTGCCATTGACATTCGTCGTTCAGGTACGCGAAAAGAAGAATTATTAATTCCAAAAGAACATTTAGAAAAATTATGGGCGATTCGTAAGACAATGTCAGATACGCCAGACTTTATTGAGCGTTTTATTCACCGACTAAAGCAAACAAAGACAAACGAAGAGTTTTTTGCGATGTTGGATGAAGAGTGGAAAACAGCCGGAAATTTAAAACGGTTATAA
- a CDS encoding class II fructose-bisphosphate aldolase, with the protein MPLVSMTEMLKQALAGKYAVGQFNINNLEWTQAILAAAEEEKSPVILGVSEGAARYMGGFKTVVNMVKGLMEDMNITVPVAIHLDHGSSFEKCKAAIDAGFTSVMIDASHHPFEENVEITSKVVEYAHARGVSVEAELGTVGGQEDDVVAEGIIYANPDECEELVKRTGIDCLAPALGSVHGPYKGEPKLGFKEMEEIRDRTGVPLVLHGGTGIPTEQIQRAISLGTSKINVNTENQMAFTKVVREVLAKDEKVYDPRKILGPGRDAIKETVIGKMREFGSSGKAL; encoded by the coding sequence ATGCCTTTAGTTTCAATGACGGAAATGCTTAAACAAGCATTGGCAGGCAAGTATGCGGTCGGTCAATTCAACATTAACAACTTAGAATGGACACAAGCGATTTTAGCGGCAGCCGAGGAAGAAAAGTCTCCTGTCATTCTTGGTGTGTCTGAAGGAGCAGCTCGCTATATGGGCGGCTTTAAAACGGTTGTAAACATGGTCAAAGGATTAATGGAAGACATGAACATTACTGTTCCTGTTGCGATTCACCTTGACCACGGTTCTAGCTTTGAAAAATGTAAGGCGGCGATTGATGCTGGATTTACATCTGTTATGATCGACGCATCACATCATCCGTTTGAAGAAAACGTTGAAATTACATCAAAAGTGGTGGAGTACGCTCATGCGCGCGGCGTCTCTGTTGAAGCTGAGCTCGGAACAGTCGGCGGACAAGAAGATGACGTCGTTGCAGAAGGAATCATTTATGCAAATCCAGATGAGTGCGAGGAGCTTGTGAAGCGTACAGGCATCGACTGTCTAGCACCAGCGCTCGGTTCTGTACATGGTCCATATAAAGGAGAGCCAAAACTAGGATTTAAAGAGATGGAAGAAATTCGTGATCGTACAGGTGTACCGCTCGTATTACATGGTGGAACAGGTATCCCGACAGAACAAATTCAACGCGCTATTTCGCTCGGTACATCAAAAATTAACGTCAATACAGAAAACCAAATGGCGTTTACAAAAGTGGTGCGCGAAGTGTTAGCGAAAGACGAAAAAGTGTACGATCCGCGCAAAATTCTTGGCCCTGGCCGCGATGCGATTAAAGAAACAGTCATTGGCAAAATGCGCGAATTCGGTTCTTCCGGCAAAGCGTTGTAA
- the glpX gene encoding class II fructose-bisphosphatase — protein MERSLSMELVRVTEAAALAAARWMGRGKKDEADEAATSAMRDVFDTVPMKGTVVIGEGEMDEAPMLYIGEKLGNGYGPRVDVAVDPLEGTNIVASGGWNALAVVAVADHGNLLHAPDMYMDKIAVGPEAVGMIDINAPIIDNLKAVAKAKNKDVEDVVAIVLNRPRHERIIAELREAGARIKLINDGDVAAAINTAFDHTGVDILFGSGGAPEGVLAAVALKCLGGEIQGKLLPQNDAELERCKKMGLDVNRVLRMEDLVKGDDAIFAATGVTDGELLRGVQFKGAYGETHSIVMRAKSGTVRFIEGRHSLKKKPNLVMK, from the coding sequence ATGGAAAGAAGTTTATCGATGGAGCTTGTCCGTGTAACAGAAGCCGCAGCACTAGCTGCAGCGCGCTGGATGGGGCGCGGCAAAAAAGATGAAGCGGATGAGGCGGCCACGTCTGCGATGCGTGATGTATTCGATACAGTCCCGATGAAAGGAACGGTTGTCATCGGTGAGGGGGAAATGGATGAAGCACCGATGTTATACATTGGGGAAAAGCTTGGCAACGGTTACGGCCCGCGCGTCGATGTCGCAGTCGACCCGCTTGAGGGAACAAACATTGTCGCCTCTGGTGGCTGGAATGCGTTAGCGGTCGTCGCTGTGGCGGATCATGGTAACTTGCTTCATGCGCCAGATATGTACATGGATAAAATTGCTGTCGGACCGGAAGCGGTCGGCATGATTGACATTAACGCTCCGATCATTGATAATTTAAAGGCAGTTGCCAAAGCAAAAAATAAAGATGTGGAAGACGTTGTAGCGATCGTTTTAAACCGTCCGCGCCACGAACGCATCATTGCCGAGTTGCGTGAAGCGGGGGCGCGCATTAAGCTTATTAATGACGGCGACGTTGCGGCGGCGATCAATACAGCGTTCGATCATACAGGGGTAGACATTTTGTTCGGTTCAGGCGGTGCACCAGAAGGGGTATTAGCCGCTGTTGCGCTCAAATGTCTCGGTGGAGAAATACAAGGAAAACTATTGCCGCAAAACGATGCGGAGTTGGAACGATGCAAAAAAATGGGGCTAGATGTGAACCGTGTATTGCGTATGGAGGACCTTGTGAAAGGAGACGACGCTATTTTTGCGGCGACGGGTGTGACTGACGGCGAATTGTTACGTGGGGTACAATTTAAAGGGGCATATGGCGAAACACACTCCATCGTTATGCGGGCGAAGTCAGGAACCGTTCGTTTCATTGAAGGACGCCATAGCTTGAAGAAAAAGCCGAACCTTGTTATGAAGTGA
- a CDS encoding response regulator: protein MAGKVLIVDDQFGIRILLNEVFQKEGYETYQAANGVQALDLFAKHSPDLVLLDMKIPGMDGVEILKKMKEMNENVKVIVMTAYGELDMIHETKKLGALTHFAKPFDIDDMRDAVKKYIR, encoded by the coding sequence ATGGCGGGGAAGGTTTTAATTGTGGACGACCAATTTGGCATTCGTATTTTATTAAACGAAGTATTTCAAAAAGAAGGGTACGAAACGTATCAGGCAGCTAATGGTGTTCAGGCGCTTGATTTGTTTGCGAAACATTCCCCCGACTTAGTGTTGTTAGATATGAAAATCCCGGGCATGGATGGGGTTGAAATTTTAAAGAAGATGAAAGAGATGAATGAAAACGTCAAAGTCATCGTGATGACAGCCTACGGCGAACTAGATATGATTCATGAAACGAAAAAGCTCGGTGCGCTGACACATTTTGCGAAACCTTTTGACATAGATGATATGCGTGATGCAGTGAAAAAATATATTCGTTAA
- the fsa gene encoding fructose-6-phosphate aldolase translates to MKFFIDTANIDEIRHAHELGILAGVTTNPSLVAKENVSFHDRLREITSLVSGSVSAEVIATDAEGMIAEGEELAKIAPNITIKVPMTPEGLKAVKVFSEKGIKTNVTLIFSANQALLAARAGATYVSPFLGRLDDIGHNGLDLIETIANIFAIHDIETEIIAASIRHPQHVTEAALKGAHIATVPYNVLMQLFKHPLTDQGIEKFLADWNKANQK, encoded by the coding sequence ATGAAATTTTTTATTGATACAGCGAACATTGATGAAATTCGCCATGCTCACGAACTTGGCATTTTAGCGGGGGTAACGACCAATCCGAGCCTCGTTGCCAAAGAAAACGTATCATTCCACGATCGTCTTCGTGAAATTACTTCTCTCGTTTCAGGCTCCGTTAGCGCTGAGGTGATTGCAACAGATGCAGAAGGAATGATTGCAGAAGGAGAAGAGTTAGCGAAAATTGCTCCAAACATTACAATTAAAGTGCCGATGACGCCAGAAGGATTAAAGGCGGTCAAAGTATTTAGCGAAAAAGGAATTAAAACAAACGTGACGCTTATTTTTAGCGCCAACCAAGCGTTATTAGCGGCGCGTGCTGGTGCAACGTACGTCTCTCCATTTTTAGGACGCCTCGATGATATCGGTCATAACGGCTTAGACTTAATCGAAACGATCGCAAACATTTTTGCGATTCACGATATTGAAACGGAAATTATCGCCGCATCTATCCGTCATCCACAACATGTGACAGAAGCGGCATTAAAAGGGGCGCACATCGCGACAGTTCCTTACAACGTGTTGATGCAACTGTTTAAGCATCCACTAACAGATCAAGGCATCGAAAAGTTTTTAGCAGACTGGAATAAAGCGAACCAAAAATGA
- a CDS encoding UDP-N-acetylglucosamine 1-carboxyvinyltransferase, with protein MEKLKIVGGDFLRGSVRISGAKNSAVALIPAAILANSPVVIEGLPNISDVHVLGQLIEEIGGAFHFDENEVVIDPSHIVSMPLPNGKVKKLRASYYLMGAMLGRFKKAVIGLPGGCHLGPRPIDQHIKGFEALGAKVTNEQGAIYLRAEELRGARIYLDVVSVGATINIMLAAVLAKGRTIIENAAKEPEIIDVATLLTNMGARIKGAGTDVIRIDGVEQLHGCRHSIIPDRIEAGTYMIIGAAMGKEMIIDNVIPQHLEAVIAKMREMGVVVETSDDQIFVATKEHLRAVDIKTLVYPGFPTDLQQPFTSLLTKASGTSIVTDTIYSARFKHIDELRRMNANVKVEGRSAIITGPSRLQGAKVRATDLRAGAALVVAGLMAEGITEITGLEHIDRGYSNLVDKLANLGATIWREQMTEQEIEQLKNT; from the coding sequence ATGGAAAAGTTAAAAATCGTTGGCGGTGACTTTCTTCGAGGCTCCGTGCGCATTAGCGGGGCGAAAAATAGCGCCGTCGCGCTCATTCCAGCCGCTATTTTAGCAAACTCACCTGTAGTCATTGAAGGATTGCCGAACATTTCAGACGTTCATGTGCTCGGACAATTAATCGAAGAAATTGGCGGTGCTTTTCATTTCGATGAAAACGAAGTCGTCATCGATCCGTCACATATCGTTTCTATGCCTTTGCCGAACGGAAAAGTAAAAAAATTACGTGCTTCCTATTACTTGATGGGTGCGATGCTTGGACGGTTTAAAAAAGCGGTCATCGGTCTTCCCGGTGGTTGCCATTTAGGGCCGCGTCCAATTGACCAACACATCAAGGGCTTTGAAGCGCTTGGGGCGAAAGTGACAAACGAACAAGGTGCCATTTATTTACGAGCGGAAGAGCTTCGCGGGGCACGCATTTATTTGGACGTCGTTAGCGTTGGGGCGACAATTAACATTATGTTAGCTGCCGTCTTGGCGAAAGGGAGAACGATTATTGAAAATGCGGCAAAAGAGCCAGAAATTATTGACGTTGCGACACTATTGACAAACATGGGTGCGCGCATTAAAGGGGCAGGAACAGACGTCATTCGTATTGACGGCGTGGAACAGTTGCACGGTTGCCGCCATTCCATTATTCCGGATCGCATTGAAGCAGGAACGTATATGATTATCGGTGCGGCTATGGGGAAAGAAATGATTATTGACAACGTCATTCCGCAACATTTAGAGGCTGTCATTGCAAAAATGCGTGAAATGGGCGTTGTTGTCGAAACGAGCGATGACCAAATTTTTGTTGCGACGAAAGAACATCTTCGTGCTGTCGATATTAAAACGCTCGTTTATCCCGGTTTTCCGACCGATTTACAACAGCCATTCACTTCACTATTAACGAAAGCGTCTGGGACGAGCATTGTGACAGATACAATTTATAGCGCCCGATTTAAACATATCGATGAGTTGCGGCGCATGAATGCGAACGTAAAAGTCGAAGGGCGTTCAGCGATCATTACAGGTCCATCCCGACTGCAAGGGGCAAAAGTGCGTGCGACCGATTTGCGCGCAGGAGCAGCGCTTGTCGTTGCCGGATTAATGGCCGAAGGGATTACAGAAATTACAGGGTTGGAGCATATTGATCGCGGCTATAGCAACTTAGTTGACAAACTGGCCAATCTTGGAGCGACGATTTGGCGCGAACAAATGACCGAGCAAGAAATCGAACAACTAAAGAACACATAA
- a CDS encoding thymidine kinase → MYVMKQSGWLEVICGSMFSGKSEELIRRVRRAQFAKQEVKVFKPAIDNRYSEEAVVSHNGTSVIAIPVSCALDIRKHITAHTDVVAIDEVQFFDERVVDVVQQLADEGYRVIVAGLDQDFRGEPFGPVPTLMSIAESVTKLQAVCTVCGSPASRTQRLIDGRPASYYDPVILIGASESYEPRCRHHHEVPDHPIKTQQFQMNSKMK, encoded by the coding sequence ATGTATGTTATGAAGCAATCCGGCTGGCTTGAAGTCATTTGCGGCAGCATGTTTTCGGGAAAATCAGAGGAGCTCATTCGTCGTGTACGCCGCGCGCAGTTTGCGAAGCAAGAAGTGAAAGTGTTTAAGCCAGCGATTGATAATCGATATAGTGAAGAAGCAGTCGTTTCCCATAACGGGACGTCTGTTATTGCCATTCCGGTGTCATGTGCATTAGACATTCGCAAGCATATTACTGCGCATACGGACGTTGTGGCAATTGATGAAGTGCAATTTTTTGATGAACGTGTCGTTGACGTCGTGCAACAGCTTGCTGATGAAGGATATCGCGTCATTGTAGCTGGATTGGATCAAGACTTTCGTGGTGAGCCGTTCGGTCCTGTTCCAACGTTAATGTCCATCGCCGAATCGGTAACAAAACTACAAGCTGTTTGTACTGTCTGTGGCTCTCCCGCATCGCGCACGCAGCGGCTCATTGACGGACGTCCTGCATCTTATTATGATCCTGTCATTTTAATCGGTGCGAGCGAATCGTACGAACCACGTTGCCGCCATCATCATGAAGTGCCTGATCATCCGATAAAAACCCAACAATTCCAGATGAACAGCAAGATGAAATAA